GTTCGCGGATAATATCTTTACTCACCAACTGTTTACGATCAAACACCGCGAGGTCGTATTCATCAGACAAAACCACACCTTTTTTTGTGGTACACCCTTTTTCGCAGAGCCCGCAAAACACGCAGAGGTCGTATCTCCACCGCATAAAACGGACAGGCTTTTGCCCTGTTATACCGGCCTTATCTTCAACTTCAATTGCCGCTGCGGGACATAATTCCGCGCACGCACCGCACCCAATACAATACTCTTCACTTGGCACGGGCTTCCCGCGGAAACCACGTTGCGGTTTATGCGGTACCGCCGGGAATTTTGAGGTAAACGGCGGGCTGATGAACGACTTTACTGCCTCTACCAGTTCTCTCATCTTTGGATATTTCATAACAAATTCGCCTGTTTATCTTCCGCGTACTTATCAACAACAGTTTCTTTTGTAAACCTTATACCTGACTGATGCGCTGCACGGCATAATGCATGCCCCGCTACCGGCGAAGTTACCAACAAAAATATTATGCATAACAACGCTTTTACCCCAAGAAGAGTAAACCCATTCACCACAATAACGCCAAGCATTATTGAACACGTACCAAGCGTAGCGCATTTTGTCGCTGCCTGAATCCGGCTGTATACATCAGGCAATCTTAATAACCCAATTGCACCGAGGACATCAAATATTATCCCAATAACTATTAGCACAGTACCGATAACACTAATCATCCAACGAATGTCCTTCCATATACTTCGCTAGCGCAAGGCTCGCTATGAACGATTGTAATCCCCACGCTAACGCAATATCAATTAAAAAATCCTGTTTTGTACAAAACGCAAGTACCCCGCAGAATCCTATGATCATGATCCCCATAGTATCCACGGATACCGCACGGTCAGCGGCGGTCGGGCCGCTTATTATTCTGTATAAACACAAAAAACATCCGAGTATTAACGGATTAATCAACCGCAGGAATAAATCCACCTTTATCACGTGGTTAATCCAAACCAACAATCCTATAAGTAAAACACTGATAAACCATGTCACTAACTTGTTCTTCATAACCTACCCTTTAAAACTCCTCAAATACTTTCAAAAGAATATTATCAAACTTTTGTACTAACCGTTCAGTATCCGCATCATTACCATTTTTATCCAATTTAACATAAATCGAATGCACATAAATATACCCGTTCTCAAGATCAAAATCCAACGCAGTTTTACCGGGGGTCAGCGATATAGAATTTGCTAAAACAGTCAATCCAGTATCACTCCTAAGCTTAGTCTTAACTTTAACAATCCCCGGCCGTATTGGCATATTAGGATGTATAATCCTGTACGCAAGGTCAAAATTAGCTTTTACCATCTCCCACAAAAATACAGGTAGGTAGTAAAGAAACCATGCGTACCGGCTTGACTGCTTAAACTTCCCCGGGTGAGAGGTAAACAAGTCTCCGATGAACCACGCAATACCCGCACTTGAAATTAACCCGATAACCCAGTATTCCCACCCAAACTTACAGGTGAACAATACCCAAACTATAAACGAGCAAATAAACACGACCAGTTTACTTGTCATAAATTACTTAGCCAATTCTAAAACCGTTTTCCCGTACTCCACACCACCGGATAACACCTTCGCCGCAGGTTCTAAAAAGTTAGAACTAATACCCGGTAATAACAAAAACCCGGATACCGCACACAATAACGCCAGGATGATCATCGGTAACAACATCACCAATGGCGATTCCTTGATATTACTCCATTTTTCCGGTAACTCTCCAAAAAATATTTCTTTATGCCATTTAATAAAGTATGACAACGTAATAATACTGACCACAACTGCAATCAATGCATACCCGTACTTTCCCGACTGCACCGCCGCAATAACAATCAACAACTTACTCCAAAACCCACCCAGAGGCGGAAGTCCCGAAATTGACATTGACCCAATAAATGACGTTATTGAAGTCAACGGCATTTTTTTACGTAACCCTCCCCCGAAATTATCGAGTATCCGTTCATCTGTAGCGTACATCACAGCTCCTGATGTAAGAAACATTAGCGACTTCGCCACTGCGTGGTTGAACATATGAAACAACCCCGCAAAAAATCCTAACTGCGTATTAAGCCCAAACGCAAAAAGTATGTATCCCACCTGGCTTATTGTAGAATACG
The sequence above is a segment of the Elusimicrobiota bacterium genome. Coding sequences within it:
- a CDS encoding 4Fe-4S dicluster domain-containing protein, with the protein product MKYPKMRELVEAVKSFISPPFTSKFPAVPHKPQRGFRGKPVPSEEYCIGCGACAELCPAAAIEVEDKAGITGQKPVRFMRWRYDLCVFCGLCEKGCTTKKGVVLSDEYDLAVFDRKQLVSKDIIRELLTCDSCGAVIGTKMQMLYVYKKLGPLAYGNYPVVASALENEKVAEFNAEKKVEPVLTDRTQVFHIKCSKCKRMALLHDDNYKRPGT
- the mnhG gene encoding monovalent cation/H(+) antiporter subunit G, which codes for MISVIGTVLIVIGIIFDVLGAIGLLRLPDVYSRIQAATKCATLGTCSIMLGVIVVNGFTLLGVKALLCIIFLLVTSPVAGHALCRAAHQSGIRFTKETVVDKYAEDKQANLL
- a CDS encoding monovalent cation/H+ antiporter complex subunit F, which gives rise to MKNKLVTWFISVLLIGLLVWINHVIKVDLFLRLINPLILGCFLCLYRIISGPTAADRAVSVDTMGIMIIGFCGVLAFCTKQDFLIDIALAWGLQSFIASLALAKYMEGHSLDD
- a CDS encoding Na+/H+ antiporter subunit E, with product MTSKLVVFICSFIVWVLFTCKFGWEYWVIGLISSAGIAWFIGDLFTSHPGKFKQSSRYAWFLYYLPVFLWEMVKANFDLAYRIIHPNMPIRPGIVKVKTKLRSDTGLTVLANSISLTPGKTALDFDLENGYIYVHSIYVKLDKNGNDADTERLVQKFDNILLKVFEEF